The segment GGCATCGGCGACGTGTTGCACTTTCGTCGTCGAGGTATTGTCAGCCATAGAAACCTCTCTATCTGAAATGTATGTGGCCGCGCGAAAGCAGCCAGCCTTACGAAATCTTGAGCAGCGACTTGATCTTGCCTTCGAAGTAAGCCTTGTCGCGGGCACCCACGATCTTCTCGACGATGTTGCCATTCTGATCGATGATATAAGTCGTGGGAATGCCTGCCGGCGGTTCGAAGAGCTTCTGCGCCTCTTCATTATAGATGGCGCTGGTGTAGTTCACGCCATTCTGAGTGGTAAACTGCTTGACGGCATCCTTGCCCTGCCGGGCCAGCGCCAGTCCGACTATCTCCAGACCTTTGCCCTTGTAGCGCGAGTACAGGTCCACAAAATGCGGAATCTCCATCTTGCACGGACCACACCACGTATCCCAGATGTCCACAATGACGACCTTGCCCAGATACTGCCGCATGTCTATTGGGCGATCATTAATGTCACTGACGCTGAAGTTCAGCATATTGGCGTTCTTGGGTGTCTTCGGCGCAGAACTGCATCCGATAGTTACGGTCATTGCCAAGGCCAACAAAACTACTGTGGTCTTTATCACGTTCAGCCGTCTCCTGTTCAACTGGCCTGAAATCATTTCACACTCCCGTGTCAAGAATGTATTCTTATACTTTTGTTGATCACAATGGGTTCCCAGCTAAATGTAGCTGGGCGCAAGTCTTTTGTCACGCCCTAAAGGCAACGTCGGGGGCGGTCTGAAAGACTCGCGGAAGACGCGCAGAGAGCCATGTGGGCAGCTCGTAGGCCAGCGCGCCGATTAATGGTGCCACCTCAAAAAGAAACAGCGTTTCGCCGCCCTGACGGCCCCAGAACACGACCTCGTCTCCGATGTGGGGGCGGTCGGCTCCCGCCACAAAAACATAACTGGTGTCGGGAGTAATGACTCCCACCAGTGGCCGCCGTGTACCCTGCACCAGCACCTGAGCCTTCCCGGCGAGGCTGCGCGCGTAGTTGATTCTGTGGCCGAGGTTGACCTCTGCTCCCCAGCCATCCAACGGTGCGGTCCAGAAGTGGGTCGTCGGAAAGCCGTGTCCGCGCTTCACGCGGCGAACGAGCTTCACCCGGCCCAGCAGTGTCATGACGGGTTCGAGAGGCAGAAGGTTATGCACTTGCGGCGAAGGAGGCTGGCCGTAGAGGGCAATTCCGGTGCGGACAAGGTTGCCCGGGACATCCGGAAGCGCGAGCGCGGCGGCGGAATTGGCGATATGGATCCAGTCGGGATTCAAGCCAAGCTGGGCAGCCTGCCGCACAATCTGATCGAAGATCGCGATCTGCTGCCGGCCCTGCTCGGCGTCCTGCGGTCCACCATAGGCCAGATGGGAGTACAATCCGACCACATGCAGGTGCTTCATCCGTGCGATCTTCTGCAACGCGGCAGAGGCTTCGCTGTGATGAACGCCGACTCGTCCCA is part of the bacterium genome and harbors:
- the alr gene encoding alanine racemase, giving the protein MLPPLAGPEARIDLAALARNAALIQQKVGTRGVLAVVKWNAYGHGLIPCSKTLDAAGITGFGVSSPQDGVTLRKAGITKPILVMTDWVGKPPHLFLDWDLQAAATSWYKVEYLESVSRTLGRSIPTHIKFDTGLGRVGVHHSEASAALQKIARMKHLHVVGLYSHLAYGGPQDAEQGRQQIAIFDQIVRQAAQLGLNPDWIHIANSAAALALPDVPGNLVRTGIALYGQPPSPQVHNLLPLEPVMTLLGRVKLVRRVKRGHGFPTTHFWTAPLDGWGAEVNLGHRINYARSLAGKAQVLVQGTRRPLVGVITPDTSYVFVAGADRPHIGDEVVFWGRQGGETLFLFEVAPLIGALAYELPTWLSARLPRVFQTAPDVAFRA
- a CDS encoding TlpA disulfide reductase family protein; this translates as MIKTTVVLLALAMTVTIGCSSAPKTPKNANMLNFSVSDINDRPIDMRQYLGKVVIVDIWDTWCGPCKMEIPHFVDLYSRYKGKGLEIVGLALARQGKDAVKQFTTQNGVNYTSAIYNEEAQKLFEPPAGIPTTYIIDQNGNIVEKIVGARDKAYFEGKIKSLLKIS